The Amblyomma americanum isolate KBUSLIRL-KWMA chromosome 2, ASM5285725v1, whole genome shotgun sequence genome contains the following window.
aacattTTCACTTTTTAAACGCCTAGTGGCGGCATCTGGTGGTCAGGAGAGGAATCATTgctgtcaacaaaccgacgcccctaTTAAGCCTAAAacgggaagaatcgtcacccgaaataaaatttaaagcaaatttatcgctgaaacgttttcttatgggcgagataagacaaagcgagagaccgctggctcttttatggccagtgaacgtgctgaaaaaggcagcaacagcgacgaattcagtccgaagcgaggcgtcctgcatcgaagggcgccgccatgtttgtcgccgcgggtactcgccttcctattggctgacgagattcggcggattttttttccggcggcagaattcggtcctggaccgatcggcctttccgctgggtatttggGCGGAATCTTCGCCGCGGCAgaggattccgctcgctctcgccgccgaaagtccaagtgtgaacgccCACTAATCCTGGACTAACAGTTCCTCGCATGGAGTAAGGGCTTTAGTTAGTCTCGACATATTTTTGGCTTGGAGTGGAGTAATAAATCAAAGCCAAAACATTCTGTGCGGAGGAGGAAGGGGGACGGCGCCCTGTATGGGTGGCCGGATGCGGGAAGGAGGGGGAACGAGGTGCGGAGGAGGGTGCCACGAAGAGCGTGCGTCTGCTGCAGACAAGGACGGAAGCGCAGTGCGTGTTCCGGTGCGTGTATGGATAAAAGGGCCGTGTCACGTGGTCTTCCTGTTAACTCGAAGATAAATGAACCTTGTGCAGCGTGCTTTAACGGCGTGTGGCTCTGGTTTGTCAGTGGGATGAAAGTTGTTGCTTCGCGAGACACGAGCAAAGTGTGGCGGATATTTGTCGTGCTCGGAAAGCTGGGCAAGAAAGGCAGCGGAGAGCGGCAAGGGAACAGGCCTGGGAAAAGAACCATGCCAACGTTGCATCAAAGGAGCGTCGATGCGAGTCAAGCCATGCTTTGATGCTCACGCATTCCTGTCGGATCGATCGCCATCCAATTTTTGTTATATTATTTTACTGGTGTGCGCTGTACGGAACCCACCCTGCACCTTTGCATGTAACTAATGTCCGTAGAATTTGGAAAATGCATGGGGGTGCACCCACCGATGTGTGCTTCGGAGGAGGCACATTCCGACCCTGTCAATATCTGAAAGTTACCCAGATCTGCTGTGATCCGCTATGGGCACTGGGGCGGAGGTTACACTCTTTCCATTGCAGACGCTTCAGCTGGGGTCAGTAATCTGGCGCCGAATTCTGAAAACTCATTCATGGTAGGAGAGCCCGTGATCCGCTTGGCGCCTCGGATGTCGCTCGATGAGCCATCATTATTGCGGCCATCATGGCCGTACCCAGACACAAACCGTTCTAACACCCTGAAAGCCTAGGTGACAGGGGCCTGGCAGGCTGCCTCCAGCAACAGCAGCTAGAACAACGCTGCCGCATTTTCGGCAAACAGATAGGTAATTTTTGCTCGCCCGATGTATGAGGTTTAACCACGAAGTTATTTTATCATcacgaactgtttttttttctttgcgctatTACGAGTAGTGCTTTGACTAAGCTGATATGTTGACATCTGTTGTCTTGAAAACATATCGAAGTGATTGCCTCATCAAAGTGTGGACCATTTGGCGTAGAATAAAGGCTACAACTTGGCTCACCGGCAGCACTGAACACCTGGGCGATGAGCCGGTCAGTGTCGACGGTTGAGGGGCCGTAGACCACAATGAGGCCAGGTGGTAGCTTGTTTCGAATGTGCTCGGCATCCACGGCCGTAGGTTCTTGGGGTATGACGTATGAGCGGTTGAGCTTCTTCACCTGGGCCGGGTCCACGCGGTCGTGGGACAGCAGGTACACGAAGGTGACCACCACGAAGGTAAGCTCGACAGCGAGTGTCACGTAGTGGCGCCACAGCGTCTGCAAAAGGAGCCTCCGCCAGATGAAAAGCCCAACGTTGGCGCAGGATACCATGCCGAGGGCGAGGGAGGTTGCGTAAGTAGGGCGAGGTAGTTTCTGCAAGGAAAAGCGAAACTGGTTGCTTTTCGATTCAGTGTGCGAATTCATGATATAAGGCTGACGACTAGGCCGAGCTGGTACGGCATATTGAATCAGACAGTGTTAACTTTTGACACAATTTTGACGAAGGACAGAGTGTCCTTCGATAAAATTGAGTCTAACATAGCGCTGTCTGATTCGGCATTACAACGGTAGTTCTAGCACCTACGCCAAGCAGAGGCTGGCGCAATTATTACACACCCAGATTCAGTTTTTAGGATCGTTGTTACATTGAAGCGACCGCACGCACTTTGAGTGACTGATTAGAGGAGATCCCACTTCATCGGTTCAAAAGCATTCGCGGGATTCGTGACATCATTGCACGCACAGTACCAGTAGGAGGTAAGCTGACCTGACAGCGTCGCGAAGTGTTTGGCTGACAACGTCGCGAACTGTTTGGAAACAACAATGACGcggtcaacccccccccccccccccccgaaaaaaaaaaacaaactctcAAGCACACCTTCGATTCTTagctaggaaaaaaaaagaaaggagacagggaaaAATAACTGGAGGCCACAGTCTAGAgcaaaaaaataagaataaaagatCGCAGTTGCAGAGAAGCCGTCCTTTCGGTTCTTGCAAGCGTAATATGCAGCGAAATTATGAACTAACTTTTTTTCAGCAGCTGACGCTTTACAATCGCTGTATTGCAGAAGTCAAGAAAAATTCAAGTCGAAAGTTTTTATCAGCCTTGAGTATGCCTTACTAACCGAATAAGCCGCTGTCgtttgttttctttgtcggcccGCGCTGACATGCTTAGGAGCTTGCGGAGGACAATAAGTCTAAAGACAATTGATACAGAATCTACATAGCGTGTTTCCTGATCGCATAAGGACTCCGCAGGTGCATAAATAAAATATTTATGTGAAGACACCTACATAAATGTATCTAAAGCTGTCCCGCAGAACATTGTTAACATTTGTTGCCGATGGCTGAGGAGTATCTAAAATACCTATAAACATTTCCACGTGGGCATCCCCATATTGCTGTTTGAACGATTTGGTGTTCTAGCACTAGCGCAGTGGAAGTGGCAGTCGAAACAGTTAGAAACAGTTCAGCGAGGAGGTGGTTCGACTTCTCTTTCACCCGATGAAAAGGCCTAGGCAGTGACGCAATCGCAGTCACGTTAAGCCAACAAAGAAACGAGGTCTGCATAAAGCTGTAACTCTTGCGAGGAGATAACGTGGCCGATGTTAGCGCTTAAGATGTGATTGCACCTGCAAGTCAAAAAGAGTGACTTACAGCAGCAATGACCTCCTAGGGACAGCGAGCtatcgtcttcttcttctcctaagtaagcatggcacatacccacgcatggagattggccaaggttcagtagatagtCACAATGAGGTATTTTCGCGgagaaaaataggcgtgagaagactgaatcaagataaaaatcggaaaattcaaatgaattaaagaaatatgaattaccaggaatagaaacgagcatttttggacatgcagCAAGATTTTGTATActgctaacaaggtaatcgatcagttgcacttctgtaatcatgaaggtagccgcagacactgcttaacgggaatccctttgcgctcgcaccgaacgaaagaataactggaagagacagagggagtcctaacctcaaaAGAGGGGCCACCagatactgctttccttgaactgcgaaccgccggcaagagaggagaaaatgatctattgtttcaacttgaaCATATTATACACAAAgatttgtcgcagcgaacccacatctgcataagtacacattttgcgcttcttcttcttcttctcctcaagtaatatggcacatactttgagctcttctttctctttggcATCGCCTGCAGACACACCTTTGGTGACGGTCGCGTTAGTTCGAGCTCTTTAAAAAGATGCTTGCAATGTAGcgataaactttttattttaagttCAGACATTTAGAAACATAACTCGAACCAAAGCAACGTGCCTAAAAATATTCAAAAGGCTGATACTATACTAGCTAACGCGTTAATACAGCACAGTCGCTGTGGGTGATTTCTGCCATTGAAGGAAGAAGATTTATGTTACTTTCTGTGCTAGCTGAAGCAATAAAGCCCTGTTTTTTAAGTAAGTGAGGATATTTTCTAGTTCATATATTTCAATCTTTTCCATGGTTTATTTCGAACATTTGAAGCCTGTCTTCTTTTTAGGAATGTTCTTCAGAGTGACGTAGGCTGCCTTGTTGGTCTGTGAAATGAATGATTTCGCACTCTTCTATCATATCCGCATTTTGAAACAAGAGGCTTATACAGCTGTCTCGAGGTAGCGACTGCATTTTCTGACCGCGCCATATTTAACAAGTTAATGTTCGTTTCGACCTCAGTGCCAAAGTTTTTTTTCTGGTATCGGCGTTCAAATTACCATGTACATCATGTGCAGACATAATTCAACATTCAAGGCGAGATCAAAAAACCCGCAGCGAGTGGCATAGGGGAGGAACTGTGTATATTGAGAGCGAGTCTCAGGTATCgtatcaataatttcgcaaaCATAAACCGTCCATTCCGACCAACTAATCACAGCAGGCGATGTCCAACAGCCCACGGGTCCCTGATATGTAGCAGCTCAATTGCCAGTCCTTCTCAATATATTGGCTCAGTAAgcatcagaaaagaaaaaaaacgcgcacTAGTTTCCCTATGTTCAGACACTGTCCAAAAACACACCCTGAAAGACCACATATCCAGAGGAACAAAGTCGTTGGACAGCTGAAGGGCGCATAAAGTTCACTTAACGTGCCGGCTGTGAGAGCTCCCTGTCGGCTTCCCCGAACCGTTACTGGACTTGATTCGTTTGCCTCGGTAGCTAGGTTCCCGGATGTCCCTGCCTTCCCGTTGTTCCAGTGTCTTCTTCATGCGTTCGACGTTTTGTTCCCTGAAGACGGGTGCGCATTGGACGGCGATCTTGGCGCATTCTGCCGTGGTGTTGCGAGGCAGTGTTCGCAGAACTAGAAAGGAGGCAAACATCAGAGTTCCGGCGACGGCGAAACACACGTCCTCGCGGACAACCATTATGCTTACAGACGCCATGACGGCGCCCAGACCACCGAATCCGTAAATCCACCCACTAGAGGTACCGCGAACGGCCGTCGGGAAGAGCTCAAGGCTAAATGTGGCGAGGACAATGTATCCAATGAAGACCAGGGCCTTGGCGGACATGACAAGGCCCTGTTTCACGACCGGGGAATCCGTGGTGATGGCCAGGCTCGACATGCACTGGAGGACGCAAAGCACTGCGAAGCACGCGCTGATGAACTGCAGCAAGGTGACTCTAGCGATGACGTAGAGCATCGCCGCAAAACTAACCACGACCAGCGCGAACGATATGCAGTGCAACGTGAGAGACTGCTGCCTTAGCGAGTAGTGGAGTACAATCTGTAAAACGAAGTATACGGAGAAATAGGTGAAGAATATGGCCATAGCCCGCTTGCGAATTGATACGCCTTGCAGCATCTCCACGGAGCCGGTACGCTGCGTTGGATGATAGCTGCCGGCCGCTTTGCCCTTTAGCTTGTCGAGCAGGCACGCCGTGTTATAAAGTGGAAAGAGGTTGGCCTCTGCAGCGGCGAGCACGACATCCTCCGCCTCCTGGAATCGGGCCTTGGCCACCAGCCAACGCGGAGACTCCACGCCCACAAAGAAAGCAGCGGCAGAGAGGAACGTAGGCGCCAAGAACACTGCCTGCTTTAGCGCCCAGTGAATTGTCATGTGTCTCATGACTGTGAGCCACAGTTCGGAAAAGACAACCGCCGCTGCACAGGCGATCACAACGTGTAGGGGCCGGTTCTCGTGGATCGTGACTTCGAAGAAGAGGATTCCCGCGATGATCGTCTGGGCAGCCGTGCTTCCTGACGCGATGATTTTGGCCACGGCGTGCACAGGAAAGGTCCCGCCGAGGCAGAGGATAGTCGTCGATGCCAGCAAGCTTGCTGTGGTTCCCATTAGGACGGGTCTACGGCCGACAGCGTCAGCGATAGATCCAGCGGCGATGCCGAAAGTCGTTAAGCCAGCGGCGTTCAAGAATGCAAGTACAACGCGCAGGAACCGCCGGTCGCATACCAAGTCCCATTGGCTCACCATGGACGTGGCCGCTTGGTCTTCGTCGTATTCCCACGCTGTGCACGGCACCGTGCTGGTGTCATTGCTCTTGTAGGGGTTCGCGTACTGGTGGCACCTGCTGTACTGTCCGTCCGCTTCCAGGGGAATAGCCGCGTTCTTCCATTCCTGCGTGGACATGTTCCAGTG
Protein-coding sequences here:
- the LOC144118355 gene encoding solute carrier family 22 member 7-like, producing MDLLVPRRLENQDLLSSEEFDCYDGFGHGIFQGRLLLLFTLAIFVKNSHVYATTLTMGEVDHWCKRPQHWNMSTQEWKNAAIPLEADGQYSRCHQYANPYKSNDTSTVPCTAWEYDEDQAATSMVSQWDLVCDRRFLRVVLAFLNAAGLTTFGIAAGSIADAVGRRPVLMGTTASLLASTTILCLGGTFPVHAVAKIIASGSTAAQTIIAGILFFEVTIHENRPLHVVIACAAAVVFSELWLTVMRHMTIHWALKQAVFLAPTFLSAAAFFVGVESPRWLVAKARFQEAEDVVLAAAEANLFPLYNTACLLDKLKGKAAGSYHPTQRTGSVEMLQGVSIRKRAMAIFFTYFSVYFVLQIVLHYSLRQQSLTLHCISFALVVVSFAAMLYVIARVTLLQFISACFAVLCVLQCMSSLAITTDSPVVKQGLVMSAKALVFIGYIVLATFSLELFPTAVRGTSSGWIYGFGGLGAVMASVSIMVVREDVCFAVAGTLMFASFLVLRTLPRNTTAECAKIAVQCAPVFREQNVERMKKTLEQREGRDIREPSYRGKRIKSSNGSGKPTGSSHSRHVK